A single Amia ocellicauda isolate fAmiCal2 chromosome 9, fAmiCal2.hap1, whole genome shotgun sequence DNA region contains:
- the nae1 gene encoding NEDD8-activating enzyme E1 regulatory subunit has protein sequence MMADSSKGKATKEQKYDRQLRLWGDHGQEALENAHVCLINATASGTEILKNLVLPGIGAFTIVDGHRVSGEDVGNNFFLSKSSIGKNRAQAATELLQELNSDVSGNFVEETPEQLLDNDPGFFHRFNLVIAVQLRESTTLRLGAVLWNAGVPFLICRTYGLAGYMRLVVKEHTVVESHPDNALEDLRLDHPFEELKKHIQSYDLQSMDKKDHSHTPWIIVVAKYLEKWCSEHDSQVPKNYKEKEAFRELIRQGIRKNENGVPEDEENFEEAVKNVNTALNPTKISSTIEDIFNADQCKNITAQSTSFWVMARAVKEFVHNEGGQNLPVRGTIPDMIANSDKFISLQNVYRAKAKQDAAAVSKHVASLLQSMGKLPESISEQEIRLFCKNTAFLRVVCCRSLAEEYSVESINKDEITSCMDNPDSEMVLYLMLRAVDRFFQQHSRYPGVYNYQVEEDIGKLKSCVNSLLQEYGLNVNVKDDYIHEFCRYGAAEPHTVASLMGGSAAQEAIKTITHQFVPFNNTFIYNAMSQTSATFQL, from the exons ATGATGGCTGACAGCTCCAAAGGAAAAGCaactaaagagcagaaataCGACAGACAACTCAG ATTATGGGGTGACCATGGCCAGGAAGCATTGGAAAATGCACACGTATGTTTGATCAATGCCACAGCATCAGGGACAGAGATACTCAAGAACTTGGTGCTTCCAG GTATTGGGGCATTTACCATTGTAGATGGTCACAGAGTCAGTGGAGAAGATGTTGGAAACAA ctTCTTTCTGAGTAAGAGCAGCATTGGCAAG AATCGGGCTCAGGCGGCAACAGAGCTGTTACAGGAACTGAACAGCGATGTTTCTGGAAATTTTGTTGAGGAG aCCCCAGAACAGCTCCTAGACAATGACCCTGGGTTTTTCCATAGATTTAACCTGGTAATTGCTGTTCAGTTACGAGAAAG CACAACTTTACGATTAGGCGCAGTTTTGTGGAATGCTGGAGTTCCTTTTCTGATCTGTAGGACCTATGGGCTGGCTGGTTACATGAGGCTGGTTGTGAAAGAACATACAG TTGTAGAATCTCATCCAGATAATGCCCTGGAGGATCTGAGGCTAGACCATCCATTTGAAGAACTCAAAAAGCACATTCAGTCTTATGATCTGCAGAGTATGGACAAGAAG GATCACAGTCATACACCTTGGATCATTGTGGTTGCCAAGTATCTAGAAAAGTGGTGCAGTGAG CATGATTCCCAAGTACCTAAGAATTataaagaaaaggaagctttcCGGGAACTTATCCGTCAAG GAATACGTAAGAATGAGAATGGAGTTCCTGAAGATGAAGAAAATTTTGAGGAAGCTGTAAAAAATGTCAACACTGCCCTGAACCCTACAAAG ATCTCAAGCAcaattgaagatatctttaatgCTGACCAGTGCAAGAATATAACAGCACAG AGTACATCATTCTGGGTAATGGCTCGGGCAGTGAAGGAGTTTGTGCACAACGAAGGCGGGCAGAACCTTCCAGTGCGGGGAACCATCCCTGACATGATTGCAAATTCGGATAAATTCATCAGCCTCCAGAACGT TTACCGGGCGAAGGCAAAGCAGGATGCTGCTGCTGTATCCAAGCATGTAGCCTCTCTACTGCAATCAATGGGAAAG TTACCAGAGAGCATTTCGGAGCAAGAAATCAGACTTTTCT gTAAAAATACAGCTTTCCTGAGAGTTGTTTGCTGCAGGTCACTGGCTGAagagtacagtgtggaatccaTTAACAAAGACGAAATCA CATCGTGCATGGACAATCCAGACAGTGAGATGGTGCTATATCTCATGCTACGTGCTGTTGACCGCTTTTTCCAGCAACACTCTCGATACCCAG GTGTTTATAACTACCAGGTTGAAGAAGATATTGGCAAGCTGAAGTCTTGTGTGAACAGCCTTCTTCAAGAATATGGCctgaatgtaaatgtaaaagatGACTACATTCATGAATT CTGTCGTTATGGTGCTGCAGAACCACATACAGTAGCTTCTTTAATGGGAG
- the ca7 gene encoding carbonic anhydrase 7, giving the protein MTGHHWGYGEENGPEAWHKDYPIAKGNHQSPIDIVPSEVVYDANLSSLTASYDCCTSVNISNNGHSVVVEFADVDDKTVIKGGPLEVPYRLKQFHFHWGGKGSQGSEHTVGGKSYASELHLVHWNAAKYKTFGEAAAAPDGLAVLGIFLETGDDHRGLHKITDALYMVKFKGTTADFKGFNPKCLLPNSLSYWTYPGSLTTPPLHESVTWIVFKEPIQVSEKQMEKFRMLLFSGEEEERHRMIDNFRPPQPLKGRKVRASFK; this is encoded by the exons ATGACTGGTCATCACTGGGGATATGGAGAGGAGAACG GTCCTGAAGCATGGCACAAAGACTATCCCATCGCCAAGGGGAATCACCAGTCTCCTATAGACATTGTTCCATCAGAAGTTGTGTATGATGCCAACCTCTCCTCCCTGACTGCTTCCTATGATTGCTGCACGTCTGTTAATATCTCAAACAATGGGCACTCTGTAGTGGTGGAATTTGCTGATGTGGATGACAAAACAG TGATCAAAGGGGGGCCCTTGGAAGTGCCATACAGACTGAAGCAGTTCCACTTCCACTGGGGAGGGAAGGGCAGTCAAGGCTCTGAACACACTGTTGGTGGCAAATCCTACGCCTCAGAG CTTCATCTGGTTCACTGGAACGCTGCCAAATATAAGACATTTGGGGAAGCAGCAGCCGCCCCTGATGGTTTGGCTGTCCTTGGCATCTTTTTAGAG acGGGGGATGACCACAGAGGTTTACACAAGATAACGGATGCTTTATATATGGTCAAATTTAAG gGAACCACAGCTGACTTCAAGGGCTTTAATCCAAAATGTCTTCTACCAAACAGCCTTAGCTATTGGACATACCCTGGCTCCTTGACCACACCCCCACTGCATGAGAGCGTAACCTGGATTGTGTTCAAAGAGCCCATCCAGGTTTCAGAGAAACAG ATGGAGAAGTTCCGAATGCTGCTGTTTTCTGGTGAAGAAGAGGAGCGGCATCGCATGATAGATAATTTTAGACCCCCTCAGCCCCTCAAGGGTAGGAAAGTGCGTGCCTCCTTCAAATAA